From the genome of Hymenobacter sp. PAMC 26628, one region includes:
- a CDS encoding exostosin domain-containing protein, which produces MKLKLYTDLSLLNKGEPVELLIPFIGNFEADAESIRHGRYDDFLNLGKSFLELTSIEECDACLLPIFYDVISDQSKFEEAISGFIEEVERAGKKILIFVGHDVLEINIPVKNAIIFNSAISKSKQAVNVYPWPHFFEDFLERYSNGELKLRNKNVKPVVGFCGYAPPLNIKMGREKIVGIAKLVANYAGILQKYPDRISHSYRARAIIGLQKATTIIPNFRLKSNFAFGPKGMNTGDTAESNEDFRTKFVENIIESDYTLCVRGLGNNSVRFFETLCCGRIPVFVNTDSTLPFDNLIDWKSLCVWVEEKDIDRIADAVVKFHDNISEKDFIDLQKRLREIWEEYLTPIGFFKRLGFFINQESAVCSNA; this is translated from the coding sequence ATGAAACTAAAACTTTATACGGATCTGAGCCTTTTAAATAAAGGCGAACCCGTTGAACTGTTGATTCCTTTTATCGGAAATTTTGAAGCGGATGCTGAGTCAATTCGGCACGGCAGATACGATGATTTCTTGAACTTAGGGAAGTCGTTTCTGGAACTAACAAGTATCGAGGAATGTGATGCCTGCTTGTTGCCAATATTTTATGATGTAATTAGTGATCAGTCAAAATTTGAAGAAGCGATAAGCGGATTTATAGAAGAGGTAGAGAGGGCAGGAAAAAAAATATTAATTTTTGTTGGCCATGACGTTTTGGAAATTAATATTCCGGTTAAGAATGCAATTATATTTAACAGTGCAATAAGTAAATCGAAACAAGCTGTCAATGTCTACCCTTGGCCACATTTCTTCGAAGATTTCTTAGAAAGATATAGTAATGGCGAACTTAAGTTACGAAATAAAAATGTTAAACCAGTTGTAGGTTTTTGCGGTTACGCGCCTCCCCTAAACATTAAAATGGGTAGGGAAAAGATAGTTGGAATTGCAAAACTGGTTGCTAACTATGCCGGAATACTGCAAAAGTACCCAGATAGAATTTCCCACTCGTACCGGGCAAGGGCAATAATAGGTCTGCAAAAAGCAACGACGATTATCCCTAATTTTAGATTAAAAAGTAATTTTGCTTTCGGTCCTAAGGGTATGAATACCGGGGATACCGCAGAAAGCAATGAAGATTTCAGAACTAAATTCGTCGAAAATATAATAGAAAGTGATTATACTTTATGTGTTCGTGGTTTAGGAAATAATTCGGTCCGTTTTTTTGAGACGCTATGCTGCGGAAGAATTCCTGTATTTGTAAATACGGATAGCACTTTGCCTTTTGATAATCTAATTGATTGGAAAAGTCTTTGTGTTTGGGTAGAAGAAAAGGATATAGATAGAATAGCCGATGCCGTGGTTAAATTTCATGACAATATTTCGGAAAAGGATTTTATCGATTTGCAAAAAAGGCTCAGGGAAATATGGGAGGAATACCTGACACCTATTGGGTTTTTTAAAAGGTTAGGGTTTTTTATTAATCAAGAGTCTGCTGTCTGTAGTAATGCTTGA
- a CDS encoding transposase → MHPYSLDLRTRVAAACQQPGAQKAAVARHFGVSRSFVKDLVRRQAATGALAPKPATGGRARYLDAAARAWLVAYVRQHPDATLAEVNRAWQTSGGRPVGQTCIWQVLEEHDLRRKKKPARG, encoded by the coding sequence ATGCATCCGTACTCGCTTGATTTACGCACCCGCGTGGCCGCGGCCTGCCAGCAGCCCGGGGCCCAAAAGGCGGCCGTAGCCCGGCATTTCGGCGTAAGCCGCTCTTTCGTCAAGGACCTGGTGCGCCGCCAGGCCGCCACCGGCGCCCTGGCGCCCAAACCAGCCACGGGCGGGCGCGCCCGCTACCTCGACGCGGCGGCCCGGGCTTGGCTGGTCGCGTATGTGCGGCAGCACCCGGACGCGACGCTGGCCGAAGTAAACCGCGCTTGGCAGACCAGCGGCGGGCGGCCCGTGGGCCAGACCTGTATCTGGCAGGTGCTGGAGGAGCACGACTTACGACGAAAAAAAAAGCCTGCACGCGGCTGA
- a CDS encoding IS630 family transposase: protein MHAAERDTERVRTARHQHVDQVCTRPDVARFHFLDETGLRLDYARTHGRAIGGRRVGGAVPLRRGSSLTLIGALSVRGLGAVQVLKGALPQRSFALYVAHCLAPTLRPGDVLVLDNLAVHKIGGLRAWLAGRGVEVLFLPPYSPDFSPVEQAWSKLKTKLRACVARSYEALQAALREAVDWITGQDARNWFDHCGYHTQPS from the coding sequence CTGCACGCGGCTGAGCGGGACACCGAGCGGGTACGCACGGCCCGTCATCAGCACGTCGACCAGGTCTGCACCCGGCCGGACGTGGCGCGCTTTCACTTCCTGGACGAAACGGGCCTGCGCCTGGACTATGCCCGTACCCACGGCCGCGCCATCGGCGGACGGCGCGTGGGCGGGGCCGTACCGCTGCGGCGCGGCTCGTCGCTGACGCTCATCGGGGCGCTATCCGTACGCGGCTTGGGCGCGGTGCAAGTGCTAAAAGGGGCGCTCCCCCAGCGTAGCTTCGCCTTGTACGTGGCCCATTGCCTGGCCCCCACCCTGCGCCCGGGCGACGTACTGGTACTCGACAACCTGGCTGTGCATAAGATTGGCGGGCTGCGCGCGTGGCTGGCCGGGCGCGGCGTAGAGGTGCTGTTCCTGCCACCCTACTCGCCTGACTTTTCCCCTGTCGAACAGGCCTGGAGCAAGCTCAAAACCAAGTTGCGCGCCTGCGTGGCCCGCTCGTACGAAGCCCTGCAAGCGGCCCTGCGTGAAGCGGTCGACTGGATTACCGGTCAAGACGCCCGAAACTGGTTTGACCACTGCGGTTACCACACCCAACCCTCCTAA
- a CDS encoding transposase: protein MTVIAACTTQGVEAVMELNGAVDTAAFAVYLDQVPGPTLAPGDVAVLDNLRVHKAPGRAELVEKRGARLLFLPP, encoded by the coding sequence GTGACGGTGATTGCCGCCTGCACGACCCAGGGCGTCGAGGCGGTCATGGAACTGAACGGGGCCGTCGATACGGCCGCCTTTGCCGTCTACCTCGACCAGGTGCCGGGGCCCACGCTGGCACCCGGCGACGTGGCCGTGCTCGACAACCTGCGCGTGCACAAAGCCCCGGGCCGGGCCGAATTGGTGGAAAAGCGCGGCGCCCGTCTCTTGTTCCTGCCGCCCTAG
- a CDS encoding helix-turn-helix domain-containing protein has protein sequence MKPYSPDLRERIAAACAAGNTSISQVAVRFSVSLSFVNKLLKRQRTSGSLAALPHRGGPSPLPDADARPPLAACVARQPDATLDELRGHLAASGGPAVGRTTLWQGLQALHLRRQKRVSTPPSATPNG, from the coding sequence ATGAAACCGTACTCACCCGATTTACGCGAACGAATAGCGGCCGCCTGTGCGGCGGGCAATACCTCCATCAGCCAAGTAGCTGTCCGGTTCAGCGTGTCGCTTTCGTTTGTCAACAAACTGCTCAAGCGCCAGCGTACGAGCGGCTCACTGGCGGCCTTGCCCCACCGGGGCGGTCCGTCGCCGCTGCCCGACGCCGACGCCCGCCCCCCCCTGGCGGCCTGCGTGGCCCGGCAGCCCGATGCGACGCTCGACGAGTTGCGCGGGCACCTGGCGGCCAGCGGTGGCCCGGCGGTGGGGCGCACCACCCTCTGGCAGGGCCTGCAGGCCCTGCATTTGCGGCGCCAAAAAAGAGTGTCCACGCCGCCGAGCGCGACACCGAACGGGTGA
- a CDS encoding ABC transporter ATP-binding protein, with translation MLDFLKNISAKNPNGGRGPEKPAVSVRERVGALRHLPAFLKLIWYTSPALTVGNVLLRLLRAALPLATLYVGKLILDDVVQLTRLPAADRALGPVGALVALEFGLVLLADASGRAVALLDSLLGDLFANASSIRLMEHAAELDLDQFEDSTFYDKLERARRQTLSRSVLMSQVLAQGQDAVTLVLLAAGLVAFQPWLLGLLLLAVVPAFLGESHFNERSYSLSHSWTPERRELDYLRQTGASDETAKEVKIFGLSAFLVDRFRTLSDQFYAQNKGLALRRAGWGTVFAAVGAAGYYGAYVYILARAVAGQISIGQLTFLAGSFARLRGLLEGILSRFSSVADGALYLQDFFDFFALRPKITRQAVGVETARPFPRPIQQGFQFENVGFQYKNGTKWAIRNLSFALRASEKLALVGENGAGKTTLVKLLARLYDPAEGRILLDGHDLREYDPAELRQEIGVIFQDFVRFQLPAGQNLAVGRIDQRDNQSRIETAAHQSLADSVIAKLPGGYDQMIGRRFNGGVDLSGGEWQKIALGRAYMRDAQLLILDEPTAALDARAEFEVFERFKELTQGKTAVLISHRFSTVRMADRILVIENGQFVEIGSHEELLAKGGRYAELFALQAAGYR, from the coding sequence ATGCTTGACTTTCTGAAAAATATCTCCGCCAAAAATCCGAACGGCGGCCGGGGCCCCGAGAAGCCTGCCGTGAGCGTGCGCGAGCGGGTGGGGGCCCTGCGCCACCTGCCGGCCTTCCTCAAACTTATCTGGTACACCAGCCCGGCCCTCACGGTGGGCAACGTGCTGCTGCGCTTGCTACGCGCCGCGCTGCCGCTGGCTACGCTCTACGTGGGCAAACTCATCCTCGACGACGTGGTGCAGCTCACGCGGCTGCCCGCCGCCGACCGGGCCCTGGGGCCCGTGGGGGCCCTGGTGGCCCTGGAGTTTGGCCTCGTGCTGCTGGCCGACGCCTCGGGCCGCGCCGTGGCCCTGCTTGATTCGCTACTCGGCGACCTGTTTGCCAACGCCTCCTCCATCCGCCTCATGGAGCACGCCGCCGAGCTGGACCTGGACCAGTTCGAGGACAGCACTTTTTACGACAAGCTGGAGCGCGCGCGCCGCCAGACGCTCTCGCGCTCGGTGCTGATGAGCCAGGTGCTGGCCCAGGGCCAGGACGCCGTGACGCTCGTGCTGCTGGCTGCCGGGCTGGTGGCCTTCCAGCCGTGGCTGCTGGGGCTGCTGCTGCTGGCTGTGGTGCCGGCCTTCCTCGGCGAGAGCCACTTCAACGAGCGCAGCTACTCGCTGAGCCACTCCTGGACGCCCGAGCGCCGCGAGCTGGACTACCTGCGCCAGACCGGGGCCTCCGACGAAACGGCCAAGGAGGTAAAAATCTTTGGCCTTTCCGCTTTCCTGGTGGACCGCTTCCGCACGCTTTCCGACCAGTTTTACGCCCAAAACAAGGGCCTGGCGCTGCGGCGGGCCGGCTGGGGCACGGTGTTCGCGGCGGTGGGCGCGGCCGGCTACTACGGGGCTTACGTCTACATTTTGGCGCGGGCCGTGGCCGGGCAAATCTCCATCGGGCAGCTTACCTTTCTGGCCGGTTCGTTTGCGCGGCTCCGGGGCCTGCTCGAAGGCATTTTGAGCCGCTTCAGCTCGGTGGCCGATGGGGCCTTGTACTTACAGGATTTCTTTGATTTCTTTGCCCTGCGGCCGAAAATCACGCGCCAAGCGGTGGGCGTCGAAACGGCCCGGCCGTTCCCGCGCCCCATTCAGCAGGGGTTTCAGTTTGAAAACGTCGGGTTCCAGTACAAGAATGGTACAAAATGGGCCATTCGCAACCTCTCGTTTGCGCTGCGGGCCAGCGAAAAGCTGGCGCTGGTGGGCGAGAACGGGGCCGGCAAAACCACGCTCGTCAAGCTCCTGGCCCGCCTCTACGACCCCGCCGAAGGCCGCATCCTGCTCGACGGCCACGATTTGCGCGAGTACGACCCCGCCGAGCTGCGCCAGGAAATTGGCGTCATCTTCCAGGATTTTGTGCGCTTCCAGCTGCCGGCCGGCCAGAACCTGGCCGTGGGCCGCATCGACCAGCGCGACAACCAGTCCCGCATCGAAACCGCCGCCCACCAAAGCCTCGCCGATTCGGTAATTGCCAAGCTGCCCGGCGGCTACGACCAGATGATTGGCCGCCGCTTCAACGGCGGCGTGGACCTGAGCGGCGGCGAATGGCAAAAAATCGCCCTCGGCCGCGCCTACATGCGCGACGCCCAGCTCCTGATCCTCGACGAGCCTACCGCCGCCCTCGACGCCCGCGCCGAGTTTGAAGTCTTCGAGCGCTTCAAGGAGCTGACCCAGGGCAAAACTGCCGTCCTCATCAGCCACCGCTTCAGCACCGTGCGTATGGCCGACCGCATCCTGGTCATCGAAAACGGCCAGTTCGTGGAGATTGGCTCCCACGAAGAGCTGCTGGCTAAGGGCGGCCGCTACGCCGAGCTGTTTGCGCTGCAAGCCGCCGGCTACCGGTAG
- a CDS encoding cation diffusion facilitator family transporter gives MASSNTALYTALAANLGIAATKFVAAGITGSSAMLSEGIHSLVDTGNELLLLLGLRRSQRPPDEHRPFGYGREQYFWSYVVALLIFAVGGGLSFYEGVTHLRHPEPMKDPFWNYIVLGIAFALDGYSLRTAWRAFNAQRGAQSFWAALKSSKDAATFTVLFEDASDVLGLVIAFFGVFLGHMLNNPYFDGGASILIGLLLMGVAGALAAQSKSLLLGEGVNAATRRRLVALTEADAAVAKAMRIATIYLGPEEITLVQGVAFRPDLTTAAITEAIGRIHAAIKQEFPAVKHAYMQPVALAETGTAA, from the coding sequence ATGGCATCTTCTAATACGGCGCTTTACACAGCGCTGGCGGCCAACCTGGGCATTGCCGCTACCAAGTTTGTGGCCGCCGGCATCACGGGCAGCTCGGCCATGCTTTCCGAGGGCATCCACTCGCTCGTTGATACCGGCAACGAGTTGCTGCTGCTGCTGGGCCTGCGCCGCAGCCAGCGCCCGCCCGACGAGCACCGGCCCTTCGGCTACGGCCGCGAGCAGTATTTCTGGTCGTACGTGGTGGCGCTGCTGATTTTTGCGGTCGGCGGCGGCCTGTCCTTTTACGAAGGCGTGACCCACCTGCGGCACCCCGAGCCGATGAAGGACCCGTTTTGGAACTACATCGTGCTGGGCATCGCCTTTGCCCTGGATGGCTACTCGCTGCGCACCGCCTGGCGCGCCTTCAACGCGCAGCGGGGCGCGCAGTCGTTTTGGGCCGCCCTGAAAAGCAGCAAGGACGCCGCCACGTTTACGGTGCTTTTTGAGGACGCCTCCGACGTACTAGGGCTGGTCATTGCCTTTTTTGGCGTGTTCCTGGGCCATATGCTGAACAACCCGTACTTCGACGGCGGGGCGTCCATCCTCATCGGGCTGCTGCTGATGGGCGTGGCCGGGGCCCTGGCCGCCCAAAGCAAGAGCTTGCTGCTGGGCGAAGGCGTGAACGCCGCCACCCGCCGCCGCCTCGTGGCCCTCACCGAGGCCGACGCGGCTGTGGCGAAGGCCATGCGCATCGCTACCATCTACCTGGGCCCCGAGGAAATCACGCTGGTGCAGGGCGTCGCCTTCCGCCCCGACCTGACGACGGCCGCCATCACCGAGGCCATCGGGCGCATCCACGCCGCCATCAAGCAGGAATTCCCGGCCGTGAAGCACGCCTACATGCAGCCCGTGGCCCTGGCCGAAACCGGCACCGCGGCCTAG
- a CDS encoding DUF4136 domain-containing protein, protein MKFTLAFWLGCLLAAGLLPGCIAAREARVESDYSYGGRFRRYRSYSFITGTGLSADTSHLGETLRDAIRQRMRSQGYRPARGTNRPDLLVSFRIFEGDMHFHGFNQEELTTWVKNNDAEEDETPDEQRHVYQPVRLLLAEGTLLVTLIDAKTNRAVWNGYASGVTVPEGLRGEVVLVRSVRSIFDRYRIFTENYFQGGNVDGSANGGGGEADGEKP, encoded by the coding sequence ATGAAATTTACCCTTGCTTTTTGGCTGGGCTGCCTGCTGGCGGCCGGCTTGCTACCGGGCTGCATTGCGGCACGCGAAGCCCGCGTCGAGTCGGACTACAGCTACGGCGGCCGGTTCCGGCGCTACCGCTCCTACAGTTTCATCACCGGCACGGGCCTGTCCGCCGACACCAGCCACCTGGGCGAAACCCTGCGCGACGCCATCCGGCAGCGCATGCGCAGCCAGGGCTACCGCCCGGCGCGCGGCACCAACCGCCCCGATTTGCTGGTGAGCTTCCGCATTTTTGAGGGCGACATGCACTTCCACGGCTTCAACCAGGAGGAGCTGACCACGTGGGTGAAAAATAACGACGCCGAGGAGGACGAAACCCCCGATGAGCAGCGCCACGTGTACCAGCCCGTGCGCCTGCTGCTGGCCGAGGGCACGCTGCTCGTCACCCTCATCGACGCCAAAACCAACCGCGCCGTCTGGAACGGCTACGCCTCGGGCGTAACCGTGCCCGAGGGCCTGCGCGGCGAGGTGGTGCTCGTGCGCTCGGTGCGCTCCATCTTCGACCGCTACCGCATCTTCACGGAAAACTACTTCCAGGGCGGCAATGTGGACGGCTCGGCCAACGGCGGCGGGGGCGAGGCCGACGGCGAGAAGCCGTAG
- a CDS encoding XdhC family protein, translating into MPFPPRDLPAWALAAAALRAGQPAALLCVLRSEGSSPGRQGFKMAVTDAATAGSIGGGIMEHKWVELARQRLRAGDAAPMLRPQVHRLGAPADRSGMMCSGEQEVLLWPLTPADLPAVAAIEAALGALGSGAFELSEAGGLRVLPGAPATFYDYQPGPGWRYREQLGFRDQLTIVGGGHVSRALARAAGALDFEITVLDDRPDLPTLAANDDAHHRHVLGSYEALAAAVPPGPHRYVVVMTVGYRTDAVALRQLLGHQCCYLGVMGSAAKVAELRRVLAEEGFPATELARLRGPIGVPIGSRTPAEIAVSVAAELIAVRNGAPGAGQ; encoded by the coding sequence ATGCCCTTCCCTCCCCGCGACTTGCCTGCTTGGGCCCTGGCGGCCGCCGCTTTGCGGGCCGGCCAACCGGCGGCGCTGCTGTGCGTGCTGCGGAGCGAAGGCAGCAGCCCCGGCCGCCAGGGCTTCAAAATGGCCGTGACGGACGCGGCCACGGCGGGTTCCATCGGCGGCGGCATCATGGAGCATAAGTGGGTGGAGCTGGCCCGCCAGCGCCTGCGGGCCGGCGACGCCGCGCCGATGCTGCGCCCCCAGGTGCACCGGCTGGGGGCCCCGGCCGACCGCTCGGGCATGATGTGCTCGGGCGAGCAGGAGGTGCTGCTGTGGCCCCTCACCCCCGCCGATTTGCCGGCCGTGGCGGCCATCGAAGCGGCCCTGGGGGCCCTGGGCAGTGGGGCGTTTGAACTGAGCGAAGCCGGCGGCCTGCGGGTGCTGCCCGGGGCCCCGGCCACGTTCTACGATTACCAGCCGGGGCCCGGCTGGCGCTACCGCGAGCAGCTGGGGTTCCGCGACCAGCTCACCATCGTGGGGGGCGGGCACGTGAGCCGGGCCCTGGCGCGGGCCGCCGGGGCCCTGGATTTTGAAATTACCGTGCTCGACGACCGCCCCGACCTGCCCACGCTGGCCGCCAACGACGACGCCCACCACCGCCACGTGCTGGGCAGCTACGAGGCGTTGGCCGCCGCCGTGCCCCCGGGGCCCCACCGCTACGTGGTGGTGATGACCGTAGGCTACCGCACCGACGCCGTGGCCCTGCGCCAGCTGCTGGGCCACCAGTGCTGCTACTTGGGCGTGATGGGCAGCGCCGCCAAAGTGGCCGAGCTGCGCCGCGTGCTGGCCGAAGAAGGCTTTCCGGCCACCGAGTTGGCCCGGCTGCGGGGGCCCATCGGTGTGCCCATTGGCAGCCGCACGCCCGCGGAAATTGCCGTGAGCGTGGCCGCCGAGCTGATTGCGGTGCGGAATGGGGCCCCGGGAGCCGGCCAGTAG
- the pucL gene encoding factor-independent urate hydroxylase: MPIKLAANAYGKNAVNLSRVIRHAGHHEFRQVSVSVQLTGDFETAHTLGDNALILPTDTQKNTVYALAKEHFTGPIEAFGLVLARHFVSRNPQVHQARIEIVEHLYQRMVFDGHSHPHAFTGGSEKRRAVVVLRAGGAPPTVYAGLKGLLLLKTAGSGFVGYPKDEFTVLPETTDRILATECEAEWEYTTADLDFEAQYQQIRTNLLRTFAGHHSLSVQHTLFAIGENILKENELVKEISLVMPNKHHVPFNLEPFGQANTNEVFVATDAPFGYITGTVVRE, from the coding sequence GAGTTCCGCCAGGTATCGGTGAGCGTGCAGCTGACGGGCGACTTCGAAACGGCCCATACGCTGGGCGACAACGCCTTGATTCTGCCCACCGACACCCAGAAGAATACCGTGTACGCCCTAGCCAAGGAGCATTTCACGGGCCCCATCGAGGCGTTTGGACTGGTACTGGCGCGGCATTTCGTGAGCCGCAACCCGCAGGTGCACCAGGCGCGCATCGAAATCGTGGAGCACTTGTACCAGCGCATGGTGTTCGACGGCCACAGCCACCCGCACGCCTTCACCGGCGGCTCGGAGAAGCGCCGCGCCGTGGTGGTGCTGCGCGCCGGCGGGGCCCCACCCACTGTGTACGCCGGTTTGAAAGGCCTGCTGCTGCTCAAAACCGCCGGTTCGGGCTTCGTGGGCTACCCCAAAGACGAGTTCACGGTGCTGCCCGAAACCACCGACCGCATCCTGGCCACCGAGTGCGAGGCCGAGTGGGAATACACCACCGCCGACCTCGATTTTGAGGCCCAGTACCAGCAAATCCGCACCAACCTGCTGCGCACGTTTGCCGGCCACCATAGCCTGTCGGTGCAGCACACGCTCTTCGCCATCGGCGAAAACATCCTGAAAGAGAACGAGCTAGTCAAGGAAATCAGCCTCGTCATGCCCAACAAGCACCACGTTCCCTTCAACCTGGAGCCCTTCGGCCAAGCCAACACCAACGAAGTATTTGTGGCGACGGACGCGCCGTTTGGCTACATCACCGGCACGGTGGTGCGGGAGTGA